A genomic segment from Oncorhynchus clarkii lewisi isolate Uvic-CL-2024 chromosome 14, UVic_Ocla_1.0, whole genome shotgun sequence encodes:
- the LOC139366254 gene encoding cationic amino acid transporter 3-like, giving the protein MAEKLASFGKMLLRRRALDCNQEESHFARCLTTLDLIALGVGATLGAGVYVLAGEVAREKAGPAIVLCFLIAALSSVLAGLCYAEFGARVPKTGSAYMYSYVTVGEIWAFITGWNLILSYVIGTASVARAWSSTFDNLVEQKISDFFRASMSIKVPGKILAEYPDLFAFILILLLTGLLAFGVSESALVNKIFTGVNLVVLGFVIISGLVKGDRTNWNLTVEDFVNTTNITDPEIIKEKFGTGGFAPFGFSGVLSGAATCFYAFVGFDCIATTSEEAKNPMRSIPIGIVASLLICFFAYFGVSAALTLMMPYYLLNRESPLPEAFSYVHWDPARYIVAVGSLCALSTSLLGSMFPMPRVIYAMAEDGLLFRFLSKMNIKTKTPLLATIVSGIVAALMAFLFDLAALVDLMSIGTLLAYTLVAVCVLILRYQPGTLGLSGASEKLVELVGLQRATMAEGDSGDEFDQEGEGETRPLRERFTLKMLLVPSCDVPTKTSGLIVYITTAVISVVFTLLCVVLAVWGAEVVSGHPLWVTICAILAFFAFLCVAIIWRQPPSRQALTFKVPLLPVLPLVSIFVNIYLMMQLDGPTWCRFAVWMTIGFLIYFGYGIKNSSEATPNRGKFETVLRSKSPIYLAEDDSEVEGMTP; this is encoded by the exons ATGGCTGAAAAGCTAGCGTCCTTCGGTAAGATGCTGCTCCGGCGACGGGCGCTGGACTGTAACCAGGAAGAGAGCCACTTCGCCCGCTGCCTGACCACGCTGGACCTTATTGCCCTGGGGGTGGGTGCCACTCTGGGGGCCGGTGTCTATGTGCTGGCTGGAGAGGTGGCCAGGGAGAAGGCCGGCCCAGCCATTGTGCTCTGCTTCCTCATCGCAGCGCTCTCCTCCGTCCTTGCTGGTCTGTGTTATGCTGAGTTTGGTGCTCGTGTACCCAAGACTGGTTCAGCCTACATGTACAGCTATGTGACTGTGGGGGAAATCTGGGCCTTCATCACTGGCTGGAACCTCATCCTCTCCTATGTCATAG gCACAGCCAGTGTTGCTCGGGCCTGGAGCTCCACCTTTGACAACCTGGTTGAACAGAAGATCTCAGACTTCTTCAGAGCCTCCATGTCCATCAAGGTCCCTGGGAAGATTCTTGCTGAATACCCAGACCTCTTCGCCTTCATCCTGATCTTGCTGCTCACTG GCCTGCTGGCGTTTGGCGTTAGCGAGTCGGCCCTGGTGAACAAGATCTTCACGGGGGTCAACCTGGTGGTGCTGGGCTTCGTCATCATCTCAGGCCTGGTGAAGGGAGACCGTACCAACTGGAACCTCACTGTGGAGGACTTTGTCAACACAACCAACATCACTGATCCAGA GATAATTAAAGAGAAGTTTGGCACCGGGGGTTTTGCTCCATTTGGCTTCAGTGGAGTCCTGTCTGGGGCAGCAACCTGCTTCTATGCCTTTGTGGGGTTCGACTGCATCGCAACAACAA gtgaagaggccaagaACCCTATGCGTTCCATCCCCATCGGTATCGTGGCTTCTCTGCTCATCTGTTTCTTTGCCTACTTCGGGGTGTCTGCGGCTCTCACCCTTATGATGCCCTACTACCTGCTGAACAGAGAGAGCCCACTGCCAGAGGCCTTCAGTTATGTGCACTGGGACCCTGCCCGCTACATCGTGGCTGTGGGCTCCCTCTGTGCCCTCTCCACCAG TTTACTGGGCTCAATGTTCCCCATGCCCCGTGTAATCTATGCCATGGCTGAGGACGGCCTGCTCTTCCGCTTCCTCTCAAAGATGAACATAAAAACTAAGACCCCCCTGTTAGCCACCATCGTTTCGGGTATTGTAGCAG CCCTGATGGCATTCCTGTTTGATCTGGCAGCCCTGGTAGACCTGATGTCGATAGGAACTCTCCTGGCATACACACTAGTGGCAGTGTGTGTGCTTATCCTCAG GTACCAGCCGGGTACCCTGGGCCTCAGCGGTGCCAGTGAGAAGCTGGTAGAGCTGGTGGGTCTGCAGAGGGCAACCATGGCGGAGGGGGACAGTGGAGACGAGTTTGACcaggagggtgagggggagaCCAGGCCCCTCAGGGAGAGGTTCACCCTCAAGATGCTGCTGGTGCCCAGCTGTGACGTCCCCACCAAGACCTCCGGACTTATCGTGTACATCACTACCGCTGTCATCT cTGTGGTATTCACCCTGCTGTGCGTAGTGCTGGCTGTGTGGGGGGCAGAGGTGGTGAGTGGCCACCCCCTGTGGGTCACCATATGTGCCATACTGGCCTTCTTCGCCTTCCTGTGTGTGGCCATCATCTGGAGACAGCCCCCAAGCAGACAGGCACTCACCTTTAAA GTACCCCTGCTCCCAGTGCTGCCATTGGTCAGTATCTTTGTCAACATTTACCTCATGATGCAGCTGGATGGGCCAACATGGTGTCGCTTTGCAGTGTGGATGACTATTG GTTTTCTCATCTACTTTGGTTATGGGATTAAGAACAGCTCAGAGGCCACACCCAACCGTGGTAAATTTGAGACAGTCCTCCGATCAAAGAGTCCCATCTACCTGGCAGAGGATGACAGTGAGGTGGAAGGGATGACACCTTAG